A region of Thermorudis peleae DNA encodes the following proteins:
- a CDS encoding L-lactate permease, whose protein sequence is MASVLALLPPAVAAVLLLRGLRPTLAALIAYAVGLSALLVFPTSLATLLQAEQRAAVTAAEVCVIILGGITLDELARHAGTMAAVGSWLRTVTRDVPHAVLLITLGLTPFFESITGFGIGAVIALSLLAAVGVAGPKRAMLALLGLVAVPWGALAPGTLVAARLAGVSYRWLGTLSGMLSLPVFLVAGAAALMLAVGRHAALARWPLLLRGALSLWIGITLVNAVLGTPLAGMLGSLLAIVALVVPLPRSARSVGTPLVLRAFAPYLALVGLLLLGRLAALLLTSVSTRAATVIAHPVAALTLTCAGFAMLERRAGREHAGWPRVVWQRWLPVAVTTLLFVLLGGVMIASGMTVALAHLVSALGPAYVLTVPWVGGVGGFLTGSNTGANAMFAAAQAQAASALGYSPLLMVAGQNVGAALLTMASPPRVSLVLSLLDPADRDPFISRLVLLVDGLALLAVSLLLAAGARAFPA, encoded by the coding sequence ATGGCGAGTGTGCTTGCGCTTTTACCGCCAGCGGTTGCAGCAGTTTTGCTGCTCCGTGGCCTACGACCGACACTGGCTGCGCTCATTGCGTATGCCGTTGGCCTTAGTGCATTACTCGTCTTTCCAACCTCACTTGCCACACTCCTCCAGGCCGAGCAGCGGGCGGCTGTTACCGCAGCTGAGGTGTGCGTGATCATTCTTGGTGGGATCACACTGGATGAGCTTGCCCGCCATGCTGGCACAATGGCGGCAGTCGGCTCCTGGCTTCGCACGGTCACTCGCGATGTCCCTCATGCTGTCCTTCTCATTACGCTTGGACTGACGCCGTTCTTCGAATCGATCACCGGTTTTGGTATTGGTGCGGTGATCGCATTATCACTGCTTGCCGCTGTCGGTGTCGCGGGGCCGAAACGTGCCATGCTCGCATTGCTAGGGTTAGTTGCTGTCCCGTGGGGGGCACTTGCCCCGGGAACATTGGTCGCGGCTCGACTTGCTGGGGTGTCCTATCGCTGGCTTGGCACCCTCAGCGGGATGCTCTCGTTGCCAGTCTTCCTCGTTGCTGGTGCGGCGGCACTCATGCTTGCAGTGGGACGCCACGCTGCTCTGGCACGCTGGCCCTTGCTGCTACGCGGAGCCCTTAGCCTTTGGATCGGGATCACCCTTGTCAACGCCGTGCTTGGCACACCGCTAGCTGGTATGCTCGGTAGTCTCCTTGCCATTGTCGCGCTGGTTGTCCCACTCCCACGTTCGGCCCGCTCTGTCGGTACGCCGCTCGTACTACGGGCGTTTGCTCCCTATCTTGCACTGGTTGGTCTCCTCCTGTTGGGACGTCTGGCTGCGTTGCTTCTCACTTCAGTCAGCACCCGAGCTGCAACTGTTATTGCTCACCCGGTTGCTGCGCTTACGCTCACCTGCGCTGGTTTCGCCATGCTCGAGCGGCGCGCTGGCCGTGAGCATGCAGGCTGGCCACGGGTGGTATGGCAGCGCTGGTTGCCGGTTGCTGTGACGACGCTCCTCTTTGTCTTGCTTGGTGGTGTGATGATTGCCTCAGGTATGACGGTTGCGCTTGCGCACCTTGTCAGTGCGCTCGGTCCAGCCTACGTCTTGACGGTTCCGTGGGTTGGCGGTGTGGGCGGATTTCTGACCGGCTCCAACACCGGTGCCAACGCCATGTTCGCTGCAGCACAGGCGCAGGCTGCAAGCGCTCTGGGCTATTCGCCGTTGCTTATGGTCGCTGGCCAGAACGTCGGCGCTGCTCTGCTGACGATGGCGTCACCGCCTCGGGTAAGCCTCGTGCTCTCTTTGCTCGATCCAGCTGACCGTGATCCGTTCATCAGCCGACTCGTACTGCTGGTCGATGGACTCGCGTTGCTTGCAGTGAGCCTGCTATTGGCCGCTGGAGCGCGAGCGTTTCCTGCTTGA
- a CDS encoding cytochrome d ubiquinol oxidase subunit II: MVLGLPDIIAAIALIALIAYALLGGADFGGGVWDLLASGPRAQAQRETIAHAIGPIWEANHVWLILVVVILFTAFPPAFAAIMTALSIPLHVLLVGIVLRGVSFVLRAYAADDDRTQRRWGRVFAVSSTIAPVLLGIVIGTISTSAIRLENGIVVSGFFSWLQPFAFAVGFFALAQFAFLAAVYLTLDTTDPALREDFRRRALGAAVAVGIMAATVLLLAGAAAPTIRNGLLHRWWSLPLHVLTGAMAIGAIVALWQRWYPLARILAAGQIALILLGWGLAMYPYLIAGQLTIQQAAAPAITLRLLLIGLAAGAVILLPSLAYLFRTFKGGLLFGPLQTSESTDEHH; this comes from the coding sequence ATGGTGCTGGGTCTCCCTGACATCATTGCGGCCATCGCGCTCATTGCCCTCATCGCCTATGCGCTGCTAGGCGGTGCCGACTTTGGCGGAGGAGTCTGGGATCTGCTGGCGAGTGGGCCACGAGCCCAGGCTCAACGCGAGACAATTGCTCATGCCATTGGCCCGATCTGGGAAGCGAACCATGTCTGGCTCATTCTCGTGGTTGTCATCCTCTTCACTGCCTTCCCGCCAGCATTTGCTGCGATTATGACTGCACTTTCGATCCCGCTGCATGTGCTGCTGGTGGGAATCGTCTTGCGTGGAGTATCGTTCGTCTTACGGGCCTATGCTGCTGATGACGACCGTACCCAGAGGCGTTGGGGACGAGTGTTTGCAGTCAGCAGCACAATCGCGCCGGTGTTGCTCGGTATCGTGATTGGAACTATCTCGACGTCGGCTATTCGGCTGGAGAACGGCATAGTTGTAAGCGGCTTCTTCAGCTGGCTCCAGCCATTTGCCTTCGCTGTCGGCTTCTTTGCGCTGGCCCAGTTCGCGTTCCTTGCAGCTGTCTACTTGACGCTTGACACGACGGATCCAGCCCTCCGCGAAGACTTCCGACGACGAGCACTTGGGGCAGCGGTTGCAGTCGGCATCATGGCGGCTACCGTCCTCCTCTTGGCAGGCGCAGCCGCCCCGACGATCCGCAACGGCTTACTCCACCGCTGGTGGTCGCTACCGCTGCACGTCCTAACGGGTGCAATGGCCATCGGGGCCATTGTCGCGCTGTGGCAGCGCTGGTACCCACTTGCACGAATCCTGGCAGCAGGGCAGATTGCACTGATCCTACTGGGATGGGGATTGGCAATGTACCCCTACCTGATCGCTGGACAGCTGACAATCCAGCAAGCGGCTGCACCCGCAATCACCTTGCGCCTCCTGCTGATCGGGCTTGCTGCTGGTGCTGTCATCCTGCTGCCGTCGCTTGCCTACCTGTTCCGGACATTCAAAGGCGGCCTGCTCTTTGGCCCGCTACAGACAAGTGAATCGACCGATGAGCACCACTGA
- a CDS encoding response regulator transcription factor: MSTTDEANRPLVLLVEPEWPTRAYLNAALAEAGFQVHPTESARDAVRWELTVGDVPRVIVLDVGTLHADDLLAARQLVQLVPSAALLLLARPTVAVDPILASRAREIVRRPFSIGYIVARTQALASAESGQG, translated from the coding sequence ATGAGCACCACTGATGAAGCGAATCGACCGCTTGTGCTGCTCGTCGAACCAGAGTGGCCAACCCGAGCCTATTTGAACGCCGCGCTCGCTGAGGCGGGCTTCCAGGTCCATCCCACCGAGTCAGCACGGGATGCAGTACGCTGGGAGCTCACAGTCGGCGACGTTCCACGCGTGATTGTGCTTGACGTCGGCACTCTGCACGCCGACGACCTGCTAGCCGCGCGCCAGCTCGTACAACTGGTTCCGTCGGCCGCACTGCTGCTTTTGGCACGGCCAACCGTCGCCGTCGACCCGATCCTGGCCAGTCGCGCACGAGAGATTGTGCGTCGGCCTTTCAGCATCGGCTACATCGTCGCTCGGACGCAAGCGCTCGCTAGCGCGGAAAGCGGTCAGGGCTGA
- a CDS encoding hydantoinase/oxoprolinase family protein: protein MLIVGVDTGGTFTDFVVFTDGQLRVYKTLSTPDDPARAILSGLEALGLREHVDVVVHGSTVATNAVLEQKGARTGLITTAGFRDVLEIGRQNRPRIYDLRQVKPPPLVPRELRLEVVERLDERGNVLIPLDHASAEAAIAQLKAAGVESVAVCFLFSFANPAHEQAVAAMVEAAGLPVSASHIVLPEFREYERTSTVVLNAYVAPLMARYLRRLASALPTQTVLRIMQSNGGTISAETAAREAARTLLSGPAAGVVGAAGIARMAGFPRAISFDMGGTSTDVSLIDGQPTPTAEGKIGPYPMRLPMLDIHTVGAGGGSIAWFDTGGALRVGPRSAGADPGPAAYGRGGSEPTVSDANVVLGRLLPDAFLGGTMRLDVDRARAALTPVAEQLNVSLEAAALGITQIANANMEGAIRVISVERGYDPRDFTLVAFGGAGPLHACELAERLRIPRVLVPTAPGVLSALGMLMADILKDYVQTVMRPIEDAADALDAAFTALEARARTELAAEGVPPEGQTLVRLLDLRYRGQSYELAVPYTGDLASTAAAFHAAHERRYGYADPNEPVQVVNARLQAIGQAPHPVFTAQAVPEPWEPTPQDYRPVGFAGTGGLETLKAAIYDRATLTPGARLRGPAIVTQYDATTVLPPRWVAYIDGYGNLIAEREE, encoded by the coding sequence ATGCTGATTGTCGGAGTCGATACCGGAGGAACGTTTACGGATTTTGTCGTCTTTACTGATGGCCAACTCCGCGTCTACAAAACACTCTCAACACCCGATGACCCCGCCCGCGCCATTCTGAGCGGACTCGAGGCGCTCGGGCTACGAGAGCACGTTGATGTGGTGGTGCATGGCTCGACGGTGGCCACGAACGCAGTGCTGGAGCAGAAAGGCGCACGAACCGGGCTGATTACGACAGCCGGTTTCCGCGACGTGCTGGAGATTGGGCGTCAGAATCGGCCGCGTATCTACGACCTGCGGCAAGTCAAACCACCGCCATTGGTGCCACGCGAGCTTCGACTCGAAGTCGTCGAGCGCCTGGACGAGCGCGGCAATGTCCTGATCCCGCTCGACCACGCCAGCGCCGAGGCGGCGATCGCTCAGCTGAAAGCGGCCGGCGTCGAGTCGGTCGCCGTGTGCTTCCTCTTCAGCTTCGCCAACCCAGCCCACGAGCAGGCGGTGGCAGCGATGGTCGAAGCAGCCGGGCTACCAGTCTCGGCCTCACACATCGTTTTACCAGAGTTTCGCGAGTATGAGCGCACAAGCACCGTGGTTCTCAACGCCTACGTCGCGCCGTTGATGGCGCGCTACCTGCGGCGGCTGGCGAGCGCACTGCCGACACAGACGGTGCTGCGCATCATGCAGTCGAACGGCGGCACCATTTCTGCCGAGACAGCAGCTCGCGAAGCTGCGCGCACGTTGCTGTCTGGCCCGGCGGCTGGCGTCGTTGGGGCCGCAGGCATCGCGCGGATGGCAGGCTTCCCGCGGGCAATTAGCTTCGACATGGGCGGCACCTCGACAGACGTCTCGCTCATCGACGGGCAACCAACACCGACGGCTGAAGGAAAGATCGGGCCATATCCGATGCGGCTGCCGATGCTTGACATCCATACGGTCGGCGCGGGGGGAGGATCGATCGCCTGGTTCGACACTGGCGGAGCGCTGCGTGTCGGACCACGCTCAGCCGGCGCTGACCCGGGCCCGGCAGCCTACGGCCGTGGTGGCAGCGAACCCACCGTGAGCGATGCCAACGTCGTCCTCGGCCGCTTGCTGCCGGACGCCTTCCTCGGCGGCACCATGCGGCTCGACGTCGACCGGGCGCGGGCAGCCCTGACGCCGGTTGCTGAGCAGCTCAACGTATCACTCGAAGCTGCGGCACTTGGCATCACCCAGATCGCCAATGCCAACATGGAAGGAGCGATCCGCGTCATCTCAGTCGAGCGCGGCTATGACCCGCGCGATTTCACGCTCGTCGCCTTTGGAGGGGCAGGGCCACTGCACGCTTGCGAACTCGCCGAACGGCTGCGCATCCCGCGTGTGCTCGTGCCAACCGCACCCGGCGTGCTCTCGGCTCTCGGCATGCTGATGGCCGATATTCTCAAGGACTACGTGCAGACGGTAATGCGGCCGATCGAGGACGCGGCCGATGCACTCGATGCTGCTTTTACCGCCCTGGAAGCCCGCGCCCGCACCGAGCTTGCTGCTGAAGGTGTCCCCCCAGAGGGGCAGACGCTCGTGCGGCTGCTCGACCTGCGCTATCGCGGCCAGTCATACGAGCTGGCAGTGCCCTACACCGGCGACCTCGCATCAACTGCCGCCGCCTTCCATGCCGCCCACGAGCGGCGTTACGGCTACGCCGACCCCAACGAGCCGGTGCAGGTCGTCAACGCACGCTTGCAGGCGATCGGCCAAGCGCCACATCCCGTATTCACCGCCCAGGCAGTGCCGGAGCCGTGGGAACCGACGCCACAGGACTATCGGCCAGTCGGCTTTGCCGGCACTGGCGGACTGGAAACCCTTAAGGCAGCTATTTACGATCGGGCAACGCTAACGCCGGGGGCACGACTCCGTGGGCCAGCGATTGTCACTCAGTACGACGCGACCACCGTGCTGCCCCCACGTTGGGTCGCCTACATTGACGGATATGGGAACCTCATCGCCGAGCGAGAGGAGTAA
- a CDS encoding MFS transporter, whose translation MAEHSATRSTEAGLFTLDWYRMLGSNARHAFWASFLGWALDAFDYMVFSFALGAIAATFSLNKGQSGLIATVTLVVSAFGGMLAGMLADMIGRVRTLMITVAVYSLFTFLSGLAQSYEQLLLFRALQGLGFGGEWAAGAILMAEIANPEHRGRALGAVQSAWAVGWGLAAIAYTVVFSLVDPSLGWRILFWLGIIPALLALYIRAYVPEPEVFIETRRAKQARSREAIQSGATANPLRQLFRRDLIGTTIAASVLAVGAQGGYYSIFTWLPTYLKTERHLSVVGTGAYTGVVIVGSFLGYVISGYLNDWLGRKRTFALYAVLSAILIVLYVNIPAGANSLLLVLGGPLGFCASGIFSGFGSYLAELFPSRARGAGQGFAYNVGRATGAFFPTLIGFLSAQVGLAGAIGFGALAYALCLIALLFLPETRGKALVAVQ comes from the coding sequence ATGGCAGAACACAGTGCAACACGTTCAACGGAAGCGGGGCTCTTCACGCTCGATTGGTATCGCATGCTCGGCAGCAACGCCCGGCATGCCTTTTGGGCTTCCTTTCTCGGTTGGGCGCTCGACGCGTTTGACTATATGGTCTTCTCCTTTGCGCTCGGCGCGATTGCGGCAACCTTCAGCCTCAATAAAGGCCAGTCTGGGTTGATTGCAACGGTAACACTCGTCGTTTCGGCGTTTGGCGGCATGCTCGCCGGCATGCTCGCCGACATGATTGGCCGCGTGCGCACGCTCATGATTACTGTTGCAGTCTACTCTTTGTTTACGTTTCTCTCTGGTCTTGCTCAGAGCTACGAGCAACTCTTGCTCTTCCGCGCGCTCCAGGGGCTTGGCTTCGGTGGCGAGTGGGCAGCCGGGGCTATCCTGATGGCCGAGATCGCCAATCCCGAGCACCGCGGTCGGGCGCTCGGAGCGGTGCAGAGCGCGTGGGCGGTTGGCTGGGGACTTGCGGCAATTGCCTACACCGTCGTCTTTAGCCTAGTCGACCCATCGTTGGGGTGGCGCATCCTGTTCTGGCTCGGCATTATCCCTGCCTTGCTTGCCCTCTATATCCGTGCGTATGTGCCTGAGCCGGAGGTTTTCATCGAGACCCGACGCGCCAAGCAGGCGCGTTCGCGTGAGGCCATCCAGAGTGGTGCAACCGCTAACCCACTGCGCCAACTCTTCCGTCGTGATCTCATCGGTACCACGATCGCCGCGTCGGTCTTGGCTGTTGGTGCTCAGGGCGGCTACTACAGTATTTTCACCTGGTTGCCGACGTATCTGAAAACCGAGCGACATTTGAGCGTCGTTGGCACTGGCGCCTATACCGGTGTCGTCATTGTCGGTTCGTTCCTTGGCTACGTTATCAGTGGCTACTTGAATGACTGGCTTGGCCGGAAGCGCACTTTCGCGCTCTATGCTGTGCTCAGCGCTATCCTGATCGTTCTTTATGTCAATATTCCAGCCGGGGCAAATAGCTTGCTGTTAGTACTTGGCGGGCCGCTTGGCTTCTGCGCCTCGGGCATCTTCAGTGGCTTTGGGAGTTATCTTGCCGAACTCTTCCCGAGCCGAGCGCGTGGAGCTGGACAAGGCTTCGCCTACAATGTCGGGCGAGCAACGGGCGCCTTCTTCCCGACACTCATTGGCTTCCTCTCGGCGCAGGTAGGGCTTGCCGGTGCCATTGGCTTTGGCGCGCTCGCCTATGCGCTCTGCCTCATCGCGTTGCTCTTCCTGCCTGAAACTCGAGGCAAGGCCCTCGTCGCCGTCCAGTAA
- a CDS encoding cytochrome ubiquinol oxidase subunit I, producing the protein MSDLLAARSTMALSLAFHIIFAAIGIAMPWLMAIAEYLWLRRGDRLYLSLARRWARGTAIFFAVGAVSGTVLSFELGLLWPTFMRYAGGIIGMPFSLEGFAFFTEAIFLGIYLYGWERVPPRMHLLAGILVGLSGVFSGLFVIMANSWMNTPTGFRLENGQPVDINPIAAMFNPAWPHEALHMTIAAFLATGFGVAGLHALMLLRRPTDRFHRAALGIALSVGVIAALIMPISGDYAGRQVYRLQPAKLAAMEGEFETQRCAPLRIGGIPIPSEGTTRFALEIPCGLSLLAAHNPNAEVKGLNAFPPSDRPNPIIPHLAFQIMVGIGVFLFLLGLWATWSYVRRRTLPASRWFLRLLIIAAPLGFLGIETGWFVTEVGRQPWIIYGVMRTKDAVTPMTGLTVPFALFTLLYFLLAIVVAVVFWRQVVQRPDIPPLPGQTPAVATEGD; encoded by the coding sequence ATGAGTGATCTCCTTGCCGCCCGTTCGACCATGGCCTTATCACTCGCATTCCATATCATCTTCGCTGCAATCGGTATTGCGATGCCCTGGCTGATGGCAATCGCTGAGTATCTCTGGCTACGGCGCGGCGACCGGCTGTACCTTTCGCTTGCCCGCCGTTGGGCGCGGGGCACTGCGATTTTCTTCGCTGTTGGAGCCGTCTCCGGCACCGTGCTCTCGTTTGAACTCGGCTTGCTCTGGCCGACCTTCATGCGCTATGCAGGCGGCATTATCGGCATGCCGTTCTCGCTCGAGGGGTTCGCCTTCTTCACCGAGGCTATCTTTCTCGGGATTTACCTCTACGGTTGGGAACGCGTGCCGCCACGCATGCATCTCCTTGCGGGCATCCTCGTCGGACTTAGCGGCGTGTTCTCAGGGCTATTCGTAATTATGGCTAACTCGTGGATGAACACACCGACTGGCTTCCGCCTTGAGAACGGTCAGCCGGTTGATATTAACCCGATCGCAGCAATGTTCAACCCAGCCTGGCCCCATGAAGCTTTGCATATGACTATCGCCGCATTTCTGGCAACCGGCTTTGGGGTCGCCGGGTTGCACGCGCTGATGCTTTTGCGACGTCCCACTGACCGGTTCCATCGTGCAGCTTTGGGCATCGCGCTGAGCGTTGGAGTCATTGCTGCACTGATCATGCCAATAAGCGGCGACTACGCTGGGCGTCAGGTCTACCGGCTTCAGCCAGCGAAGCTCGCGGCCATGGAGGGTGAGTTTGAGACCCAACGCTGCGCCCCGCTGCGCATTGGCGGTATCCCCATCCCAAGCGAAGGCACAACCCGCTTCGCTCTTGAGATTCCCTGCGGGCTGAGCTTGCTCGCCGCCCACAACCCGAATGCCGAAGTCAAGGGGCTAAACGCATTTCCGCCATCCGATCGCCCGAACCCGATCATCCCTCACCTTGCATTCCAAATCATGGTCGGCATCGGTGTCTTTCTCTTCCTGCTTGGCCTATGGGCCACGTGGTCGTACGTGCGCCGACGGACATTGCCAGCCTCACGCTGGTTTCTGCGGCTACTGATCATTGCCGCACCACTTGGATTCCTCGGAATCGAAACGGGCTGGTTCGTGACAGAAGTCGGCCGCCAACCGTGGATCATCTACGGTGTGATGCGGACAAAAGACGCTGTGACACCGATGACTGGGTTAACAGTACCCTTCGCGCTCTTCACGCTACTCTACTTCTTGCTCGCGATTGTCGTTGCCGTCGTCTTTTGGCGACAGGTTGTCCAGCGACCCGACATACCGCCGTTGCCCGGGCAGACACCAGCCGTTGCCACGGAAGGAGACTGA
- a CDS encoding NAD(P)/FAD-dependent oxidoreductase produces MRNAQTQVVVIGAGVIGASIAYHLAEAGALVTVVEALPGPGLGTSSASFAWINASAKSPYDYYALNAAGVVEHRRLAETFGEASWLHTGGNLVWPDTEALRAFRDRVSELEQWGYCVQWLKPQEAAEREPALRGLEAAPGLAFYPEEAWVDVPLLVHALLERAQARGARLHCGDPVKQIQQKQGQVVGVVTASGITFPALAVVNAAGPAAAQVAELAGLPLPLRREPGLVVRVAAPECQLRHVVHTPIVNVRPDGSGFLLVHHESIDDELGEARIVSPDDPRCAALLSRARDVLAGLEEARVVAARVGVRPIPRDGRTCAGAVTALPGYYEAVTHSGVTLGPLIGRLLAREILSGERDPLLAPFSPDRFPR; encoded by the coding sequence GTGAGGAACGCGCAAACACAGGTTGTTGTCATTGGCGCCGGCGTGATCGGGGCGAGCATTGCCTATCATCTTGCTGAAGCAGGGGCTCTCGTTACAGTAGTTGAGGCGCTACCTGGGCCTGGACTTGGCACGAGCAGTGCTAGCTTTGCCTGGATCAATGCCAGTGCGAAATCTCCCTACGATTACTACGCGCTGAATGCTGCCGGCGTAGTCGAGCACAGGCGCTTAGCTGAGACGTTTGGAGAAGCATCCTGGCTCCACACTGGCGGAAATCTCGTCTGGCCTGACACGGAAGCCCTGCGTGCTTTCCGCGACCGTGTTAGCGAACTCGAACAGTGGGGCTATTGTGTGCAGTGGCTAAAACCGCAGGAAGCTGCTGAGCGTGAGCCAGCGCTGCGTGGCCTCGAGGCGGCTCCCGGCCTAGCCTTCTACCCCGAAGAAGCCTGGGTCGATGTGCCACTGCTTGTCCATGCTCTCCTTGAACGCGCGCAGGCACGTGGTGCGCGCCTTCACTGCGGTGACCCCGTGAAGCAGATTCAGCAGAAGCAAGGTCAGGTGGTCGGGGTGGTGACGGCCAGCGGGATTACCTTCCCTGCCCTTGCCGTGGTGAACGCGGCTGGGCCGGCAGCTGCCCAAGTTGCCGAGCTAGCTGGACTGCCATTACCACTGCGGCGCGAGCCTGGCCTCGTCGTGCGCGTCGCCGCGCCCGAGTGCCAGCTGCGCCACGTCGTGCATACGCCGATTGTTAACGTGCGTCCCGATGGCTCAGGCTTCCTCCTGGTGCACCATGAGTCGATCGACGATGAGCTTGGCGAGGCTCGTATTGTCAGTCCAGACGACCCGCGGTGTGCTGCCCTGCTGAGCCGCGCTCGCGACGTGCTGGCTGGTCTCGAGGAGGCTCGCGTGGTCGCAGCCCGCGTCGGCGTCCGGCCAATTCCGCGTGATGGTCGGACCTGTGCTGGAGCTGTTACTGCTCTACCTGGCTACTACGAAGCAGTTACCCACAGCGGCGTCACTCTCGGCCCGCTCATCGGCCGCTTGTTGGCACGTGAAATCCTGTCTGGTGAACGTGATCCACTCCTTGCGCCCTTCAGCCCTGACCGCTTTCCGCGCTAG
- a CDS encoding carbon-nitrogen hydrolase family protein, giving the protein MDTLRVAVVQMNSQSDKAANVATAERLIDQAVAAGAQVVALPECVDFLGPHVMQADLAEPIPGPTTERFAAKARQHGIYLLGGSILEQSPVPGKHYNTSVLFGPDGAILAVYRKIHLFDVDLTGNVSTSESETTLPGEQIVTAQIAGHSVGLTICYDLRFPELYRLLALAGAELIFVPAAFTLYTGKDHWHVLLRARAIENQCYIAAPAQIGPHDGGQCYGHAVIVDPWGTVVAEAPNQREAIAVATIDFAYLQQVRRELPALANRRPAAYQGLLAALPTH; this is encoded by the coding sequence ATGGATACGCTGCGGGTTGCCGTCGTACAGATGAACTCCCAGTCTGACAAGGCAGCGAATGTGGCCACTGCCGAGCGTCTTATCGACCAGGCTGTCGCGGCCGGGGCACAGGTTGTGGCGCTCCCGGAGTGTGTTGATTTCCTCGGCCCACATGTGATGCAAGCCGACCTTGCCGAGCCGATCCCCGGCCCAACCACCGAACGCTTTGCTGCCAAAGCGCGGCAGCATGGTATCTACCTCCTCGGTGGCTCAATCCTCGAGCAGAGTCCGGTTCCCGGCAAGCATTACAACACGAGCGTCCTCTTTGGCCCCGATGGCGCAATCCTAGCTGTCTACCGCAAAATCCACTTGTTCGACGTTGACTTAACCGGCAATGTCAGCACGAGTGAGTCGGAGACCACGTTGCCGGGTGAGCAAATCGTCACAGCGCAGATCGCTGGGCATTCCGTTGGCTTGACGATCTGTTACGATCTCCGCTTCCCTGAACTCTACCGGCTGCTTGCTCTGGCTGGGGCCGAGCTCATCTTCGTCCCTGCTGCTTTCACACTGTACACCGGTAAAGATCACTGGCATGTACTCCTGCGGGCGCGGGCGATCGAGAACCAGTGCTACATCGCTGCTCCAGCTCAGATCGGCCCGCACGATGGTGGCCAGTGCTACGGCCATGCCGTGATCGTTGATCCATGGGGAACAGTGGTGGCAGAAGCGCCGAACCAACGCGAGGCGATTGCTGTTGCCACCATCGATTTTGCCTACCTCCAGCAGGTACGGCGTGAGCTGCCCGCGCTCGCCAACCGGCGTCCTGCTGCCTATCAAGGGCTGCTCGCGGCACTCCCGACACACTAG